In the genome of Coraliomargarita algicola, one region contains:
- a CDS encoding uracil-DNA glycosylase family protein, with the protein MSAEIAQQAIAAAERLADGVDALHFAAPTTHIYNPLRYAWTGHRSYLEQHAASRKKVIFMGMNPGPFGMAQTGVPFGEVALVRDWVGVEETILPPENVHPKRPIEGFACQRSEVSGRRLWGLFAEKYPVAEDFFAEHFVANYCPLVFMEASGKNRTPDKLPVAELADLYAVCDQHLRDLVDVLQPEWVIGVGAFAESRAKEALLGYELNVGRVLHPSPASPAANRGWAAQAEKQLLSMGVWSSK; encoded by the coding sequence ATGTCCGCTGAAATTGCGCAACAAGCCATCGCGGCCGCCGAGCGTTTAGCTGATGGTGTGGACGCGCTACATTTTGCCGCGCCGACGACGCATATTTATAATCCTCTGCGCTACGCATGGACAGGGCATCGCAGTTACTTGGAGCAACACGCGGCTTCGAGGAAAAAGGTTATTTTCATGGGGATGAATCCCGGTCCTTTCGGTATGGCACAAACAGGAGTGCCCTTTGGTGAAGTTGCCTTAGTGCGGGATTGGGTTGGAGTGGAGGAGACTATACTGCCGCCTGAGAATGTACACCCGAAGCGTCCGATCGAGGGCTTTGCATGTCAGCGCAGTGAGGTGAGTGGACGCCGGTTATGGGGGCTTTTTGCGGAAAAATATCCCGTGGCGGAGGACTTTTTTGCGGAGCATTTCGTGGCTAATTATTGCCCACTGGTATTCATGGAGGCAAGTGGCAAGAATCGCACGCCAGATAAACTACCCGTGGCAGAACTGGCAGATTTATATGCTGTCTGCGATCAGCATCTGCGTGACTTGGTGGATGTGTTGCAGCCAGAGTGGGTGATCGGTGTGGGGGCCTTTGCCGAGTCGCGTGCGAAAGAGGCTTTGCTCGGCTACGAGCTGAATGTGGGGCGCGTTTTGCATCCCAGCCCCGCGAGTCCTGCTGCGAATCGTGGTTGGGCGGCGCAGGCTGAAAAGCAATTGTTGAGCATGGGGGTCTGGTCATCGAAGTGA
- a CDS encoding PilT/PilU family type 4a pilus ATPase: MRPEIHWLLHFCSDNELLTTAQITGMAANLDPETDIHSVAKLLTNTGWVTDSEFLQGAVDAALQNVQEGFELPEIPGISAEIESTAEGFPTFSSFEEMSDAELLLALKKLFIQCQKIGASDLHITGGARPRIRHHRRIVYLSNTPLSDELARRMNLILLNDAQRKQFETDWDLDYALTIDNEDTASGMRFRANLMEQKNGISGVYRVVADHIMSLEELGFPNAPDIRKLLAYHNGIILVTGPAGSGKTTTLASLVNELNQSRQEHIITVEDPIEVMQESANSIVTQRQIGDHTQSFNSALKSALREDPDIIVIGEMRDLETIEMAITAAETGHLVIATMHTRDASSTLNRLLDVFPPRQQNQIRAMAAGSLRGILCQRLLPSVDDEVVLACELLVNTNAVANIIRDGKDSGLNNAMQSGKKHGMRTMNDSVKELLEQGKISPETAAEHTDNAED; the protein is encoded by the coding sequence ATGCGTCCTGAAATTCACTGGCTCCTTCATTTTTGCTCCGATAACGAACTTTTAACAACTGCCCAAATTACCGGCATGGCGGCCAATCTCGATCCCGAGACCGACATCCACTCCGTCGCCAAACTGTTGACCAACACTGGCTGGGTCACCGACAGCGAATTCCTACAAGGCGCTGTCGACGCCGCACTGCAAAACGTGCAAGAAGGATTCGAACTGCCGGAAATCCCAGGCATCTCTGCCGAAATCGAATCCACCGCCGAAGGCTTCCCCACCTTCTCCTCCTTCGAGGAAATGTCAGACGCCGAGCTGCTGCTTGCACTGAAAAAGCTATTCATACAATGCCAGAAAATCGGTGCCAGTGACTTACATATTACCGGTGGTGCACGCCCGCGCATTCGCCACCACCGACGTATCGTTTACCTCAGTAACACCCCACTCTCAGACGAGCTGGCACGCCGCATGAATCTAATCCTGCTCAACGACGCCCAGCGCAAACAGTTCGAGACCGACTGGGATCTCGACTATGCACTCACGATCGACAACGAAGACACAGCGAGTGGCATGCGATTTCGCGCCAACCTAATGGAGCAAAAAAACGGAATCTCAGGCGTGTATCGCGTCGTCGCCGATCACATCATGAGCCTCGAAGAACTTGGTTTCCCCAATGCCCCCGACATTCGAAAACTGCTCGCCTACCACAACGGCATCATTCTGGTGACCGGCCCCGCGGGTAGCGGCAAAACCACCACCCTGGCCAGCTTGGTCAATGAACTGAACCAATCACGCCAGGAGCACATCATCACGGTCGAAGATCCGATCGAGGTCATGCAGGAATCTGCCAATAGCATCGTCACACAGCGACAAATCGGCGATCACACCCAATCCTTTAATTCCGCGCTCAAGTCCGCCTTGCGGGAAGATCCCGACATCATCGTGATCGGAGAAATGCGCGACCTGGAAACCATCGAAATGGCCATCACCGCGGCCGAAACCGGCCACCTGGTCATCGCCACCATGCATACCCGCGATGCCAGCTCGACCCTAAATCGACTCCTCGACGTCTTTCCCCCACGACAGCAAAACCAGATCCGCGCCATGGCCGCCGGCTCCCTACGCGGCATCCTCTGCCAACGCCTCCTCCCCAGCGTCGACGACGAAGTCGTGCTCGCCTGCGAGCTGCTGGTCAACACCAACGCCGTCGCCAACATCATCCGCGACGGCAAGGACTCCGGGCTGAACAACGCGATGCAATCTGGCAAAAAACATGGCATGCGCACCATGAACGACTCCGTAAAAGAGCTACTCGAACAAGGCAAAATCTCCCCTGAGACCGCAGCCGAGCACACCGACAACGCCGAAGACTAA
- a CDS encoding DEAD/DEAH box helicase: MALSPKPAPTFDRGFLIELGGGILYRQAEKLFESHAVESAEWESPVLKGLVDGGDGIYTPELNLRSTVFAESSCNCLEGRRRKVCVHVLATALHYQALKEEAKNAKVAETLAAAPEPEPVAAPVKPAKLPRVRSIRMGEDGLLLRVLIFLPPNLEAAAERGAIVLKLDAAAGREILPLNKLNPRQKYKVAPKQVAVLKLVESWCGGKLSSLLQLSGAQLRQLLDAVRGEPIVYWVKKPNAPIDWVDGALPGVYEFLGESAAAEPEPAQPEPVVLDPEPVKPRSFPANLSLREKSKPNLRRIAESKGAKLWQARKADYPVASEAAASMEGFSHKSVVVDGSIHYIAIRLPSGDSASVQPLRSLLKAEGFMLEPSNRKWWLRDRHKVLNFLAGHWAALKNEWQAEFTKNFESKLKSVEVSALQVEAKEDGGKFALEVSLSQHTDEMELRRALASGKNYVEAEDGAITLLDRHSVEQLHQLERSVSGQADRPFTPTFSKRLETQDLIDVEDLLDELCEGWQPPQAWQSRSRALKEVGALEAAPIRPGFDAILRTYQRIGVAWLWHLYRHQLGGILADEMGLGKTLQALALIECIRNEKANGAGATPLAKHPALVVCPASLVENWQRESARFTPNLKTLKHHGPKRAKEPVVLEEYDLVITSYGTLRQDAELLGTMDWCVVIGDEAQHIKNRRSQNAKTLTSLHAEGRFLLTGTPVENSLDDLLSLFSFLMPGYLQKPTGKISQDNKAWHNKRQAERAAAYILRRTKKEVAPELPDKIEKTFFCELGAKQQRFYQDTLEKTRRDIFNLEMSGANAGRVQFAAFTELLRLRQACVDPRIIDEEFPEKDSAKLAAFDEVLDECLDAGSRILVFSSFVTALQLLAEHLEKKGHKFCYLDGKTKNRLALVDEFNQDESIPVFLISLKAGGTGLNLTGADTVLHYDPWWNPAAEAQATDRAHRIGQTKVVTSIKLIAANTVEEKVLELQAKKAEILQELFDESKAANAKVNLDDIKALLK; this comes from the coding sequence ATGGCACTTTCTCCGAAACCCGCACCGACTTTCGACCGTGGCTTCCTAATTGAATTGGGAGGTGGTATTCTCTATCGCCAAGCTGAAAAGCTCTTTGAATCGCATGCCGTCGAGTCGGCTGAGTGGGAGAGCCCGGTATTGAAAGGTTTGGTGGATGGGGGGGATGGCATCTATACGCCCGAGCTCAATCTGCGCTCTACCGTGTTTGCCGAAAGTAGCTGTAATTGTCTGGAAGGGCGTCGGCGTAAAGTCTGCGTGCATGTGTTGGCGACGGCGCTTCACTACCAGGCATTAAAAGAAGAGGCTAAAAATGCCAAAGTCGCCGAAACTTTGGCGGCCGCACCCGAGCCGGAGCCCGTTGCTGCGCCTGTGAAACCGGCCAAGCTGCCGCGAGTGCGTTCTATTCGGATGGGGGAAGATGGTTTGTTGTTGCGCGTTTTGATTTTTTTGCCGCCCAATCTGGAAGCTGCGGCCGAGCGGGGAGCCATTGTGCTTAAGCTCGATGCCGCGGCAGGGCGCGAAATTCTGCCGCTGAATAAGCTCAACCCGCGTCAAAAATACAAGGTGGCGCCGAAGCAAGTTGCGGTGCTTAAGCTGGTCGAATCCTGGTGCGGTGGCAAACTCTCCAGCCTGTTGCAGCTCTCTGGGGCGCAATTGCGTCAATTACTGGATGCGGTTCGGGGAGAGCCTATCGTCTATTGGGTCAAGAAGCCCAATGCGCCTATTGATTGGGTCGACGGTGCATTGCCTGGCGTGTATGAATTTCTCGGGGAGTCCGCAGCCGCGGAGCCTGAGCCAGCTCAGCCGGAGCCCGTCGTGCTGGACCCCGAGCCAGTCAAGCCGCGGAGTTTTCCTGCAAATCTTAGTCTGCGCGAAAAGTCCAAACCCAACCTGCGCCGTATCGCCGAATCCAAGGGCGCGAAATTGTGGCAGGCCCGCAAGGCCGATTACCCCGTGGCCAGTGAGGCGGCCGCGAGTATGGAGGGCTTTTCACATAAGAGTGTGGTTGTGGATGGCTCGATTCATTATATCGCCATTCGTTTGCCTTCCGGGGATAGCGCTTCCGTGCAACCCTTGCGTAGTTTATTGAAGGCCGAGGGCTTTATGCTCGAACCCAGCAACCGCAAATGGTGGCTTCGCGACCGTCATAAAGTACTTAACTTTCTCGCGGGGCACTGGGCCGCGCTTAAGAATGAATGGCAGGCAGAGTTTACTAAGAACTTTGAATCCAAACTAAAGTCGGTCGAAGTGTCGGCACTTCAAGTGGAGGCCAAGGAGGATGGCGGGAAATTTGCGCTGGAGGTCAGTCTCAGTCAGCACACCGACGAAATGGAGCTGCGACGCGCCCTTGCCAGTGGCAAGAATTATGTCGAAGCCGAAGATGGCGCCATCACCTTACTGGATCGCCATTCCGTCGAACAATTGCACCAGCTGGAACGTTCAGTCAGCGGTCAAGCGGACCGTCCCTTTACACCTACGTTTTCCAAGCGCCTTGAAACTCAAGATTTGATCGATGTCGAAGATTTACTCGACGAGCTCTGTGAAGGCTGGCAACCGCCCCAAGCATGGCAGTCTCGCAGCCGTGCTTTAAAAGAAGTCGGTGCGCTGGAAGCCGCGCCCATCCGCCCTGGTTTTGACGCCATTTTGCGCACGTATCAACGCATCGGTGTCGCTTGGCTCTGGCACCTCTATCGTCATCAACTCGGCGGCATTTTAGCCGATGAAATGGGGCTTGGTAAAACCTTGCAAGCGCTGGCCTTGATTGAGTGTATCCGAAATGAGAAGGCGAATGGAGCGGGCGCAACTCCGCTTGCGAAGCATCCCGCGCTCGTCGTGTGCCCTGCCAGTTTGGTGGAAAACTGGCAGCGGGAATCCGCTCGTTTTACACCCAATCTTAAAACACTTAAACACCACGGGCCGAAACGCGCCAAGGAGCCTGTGGTCTTGGAGGAATACGATCTCGTCATTACATCCTATGGCACTTTACGCCAAGACGCCGAACTGCTCGGCACCATGGATTGGTGTGTGGTGATTGGGGACGAAGCGCAGCACATTAAGAACCGCCGCAGTCAGAATGCGAAGACCCTCACCAGTCTGCACGCTGAAGGACGCTTTTTGCTGACAGGTACCCCGGTCGAAAACTCATTGGATGACTTGCTCTCATTGTTCAGCTTTCTGATGCCCGGCTATTTGCAAAAGCCCACTGGTAAAATCTCGCAGGACAACAAAGCCTGGCATAATAAACGCCAAGCCGAGCGCGCGGCGGCCTACATCCTGCGCCGCACTAAGAAGGAAGTTGCGCCGGAGCTGCCCGATAAGATCGAGAAAACATTCTTCTGTGAACTCGGTGCCAAGCAGCAGCGCTTCTACCAGGATACCTTGGAAAAAACTCGTCGCGATATTTTCAATTTAGAAATGTCCGGTGCCAACGCCGGTCGCGTGCAGTTTGCCGCCTTCACCGAGTTGCTGCGTTTGCGTCAAGCCTGTGTCGATCCACGCATCATCGACGAAGAATTCCCGGAGAAAGACTCCGCCAAGCTCGCCGCTTTTGACGAAGTGCTGGATGAGTGTCTCGACGCCGGCAGTCGCATCCTGGTCTTTTCCAGTTTCGTGACCGCGCTCCAATTGTTGGCTGAGCATCTGGAGAAGAAAGGTCACAAATTCTGTTACTTGGATGGTAAGACCAAGAACCGACTGGCGCTCGTGGATGAGTTTAATCAAGACGAGAGCATCCCGGTATTCTTGATCTCGCTCAAAGCCGGGGGCACTGGTCTGAATCTCACCGGAGCCGACACCGTGTTGCACTACGACCCTTGGTGGAATCCCGCGGCCGAAGCCCAAGCCACCGACCGGGCGCACCGTATCGGTCAGACCAAAGTCGTGACCAGCATCAAGCTGATCGCCGCCAACACCGTGGAGGAAAAAGTTCTGGAATTGCAGGCTAAGAAAGCCGAAATTCTACAGGAACTCTTCGACGAGAGCAAAGCCGCCAATGCCAAAGTGAACCTCGACGATATTAAGGCTTTGTTGAAGTAG
- the folK gene encoding 2-amino-4-hydroxy-6-hydroxymethyldihydropteridine diphosphokinase: protein MPLVRAYIALGSNLGDRLGQMQSALVRLAGDECLQVVQVSPVYENRAVGMGAVDDFLNAIAEVETSLAPLELLDRCLAVETELGRVRTGQWAPRTIDLDVIAYGEATIECERLHVPHPRIAERDFVVHPLHAIAPELRIRGQRVADLAATLSKEGLTLHPLSLNA, encoded by the coding sequence ATGCCGCTAGTTCGCGCTTATATCGCGCTCGGGAGTAACCTCGGCGATCGCTTGGGACAGATGCAATCGGCGTTGGTGCGTTTAGCGGGCGACGAGTGTTTGCAGGTGGTTCAGGTGAGCCCTGTTTACGAGAATCGTGCAGTGGGAATGGGGGCGGTCGACGACTTTCTCAACGCGATTGCGGAGGTGGAGACCAGCTTGGCCCCACTGGAGCTTTTGGATCGTTGTTTAGCGGTGGAAACAGAGCTCGGGCGCGTGCGCACGGGTCAATGGGCACCTCGCACGATTGATCTCGATGTGATCGCCTATGGGGAGGCGACGATTGAATGTGAGCGATTGCATGTGCCGCACCCGCGTATCGCGGAGCGCGACTTTGTGGTGCACCCGCTCCATGCCATTGCGCCCGAGCTGCGGATCCGTGGTCAACGCGTTGCCGATCTGGCAGCCACTTTATCCAAAGAGGGGTTGACGCTGCATCCCCTGAGTTTAAACGCCTAA
- a CDS encoding SelT/SelW/SelH family protein produces MKPQIEIEYCPGCRWLLRAAWTAQELLTTFEAELGAVTLRPSDSSGTFRVTVDEHLLWERKIEGRFPEMKELKQRVRDHIAPERDLGHSDRVERQTDVR; encoded by the coding sequence ATGAAGCCACAAATTGAAATCGAATACTGTCCTGGCTGTCGCTGGCTGCTACGAGCTGCATGGACGGCGCAGGAACTCTTAACCACCTTCGAGGCGGAGCTGGGCGCGGTGACGCTGCGACCTTCTGATAGTAGCGGAACGTTTCGTGTGACAGTCGACGAGCACCTGCTCTGGGAGCGTAAGATCGAGGGCCGTTTTCCAGAAATGAAAGAATTGAAGCAACGCGTGCGTGACCACATCGCACCGGAGCGTGATTTGGGGCATAGTGACCGTGTTGAAAGGCAAACAGATGTCCGCTGA
- the rpmF gene encoding 50S ribosomal protein L32, producing the protein MGQPKRKQSKQRSRKRRGATTFALPQLSKDSQDGTLFRPHRVNPANGMYRGRQVLDVEV; encoded by the coding sequence ATGGGACAGCCAAAACGCAAACAATCCAAGCAACGCAGCCGTAAACGCCGCGGAGCCACTACTTTCGCACTGCCACAATTGTCAAAAGACTCTCAAGATGGCACACTGTTCCGCCCACACCGCGTGAACCCTGCCAACGGCATGTATCGTGGCCGCCAGGTGCTCGACGTCGAAGTCTAA
- a CDS encoding PilT/PilU family type 4a pilus ATPase, with translation MNDLDTLLTDMLERGGSDLHLSVGAPPKTRIDGIIHPLNDQPIQANEIEAMLQAVTPKHRWDSFLKTHDTDIAHEIPGRARFRMNLFRNSKGMATVLRQIPSRIASIDELGLPVALKNIASYTEGLVLVTGPTGSGKSTTLAAIIDQINSSYERQIITLEDPVEFSHIDKKSTILHREVGEHSHSFAAGLRGAMRADPDVILIGEMRDMETIRLALNCAAMGTLVFATLHTNSATKTIDRIVDAFPSDEQNQARIMLAETLRGIVSQLLCKRKDGGRIAAHEILLKHGSLPNCIRNSALSSIRNIIDQNRSTGMISMDTSLRKLLEDGIITQEEAYMKAIDKAQFQLS, from the coding sequence ATGAACGATTTAGATACACTACTCACTGACATGCTGGAACGTGGCGGATCCGACCTCCATCTCTCCGTCGGCGCCCCCCCAAAAACACGCATTGATGGCATCATCCACCCGCTCAACGATCAGCCCATTCAAGCCAACGAAATTGAGGCCATGCTACAAGCAGTCACTCCCAAGCACCGCTGGGACTCATTCCTCAAAACCCACGATACAGATATCGCACATGAGATCCCCGGCCGGGCACGTTTCCGAATGAATCTCTTCAGAAACAGCAAAGGCATGGCCACCGTGTTACGTCAGATCCCCTCGCGCATCGCAAGTATCGACGAGTTGGGACTGCCCGTAGCGCTCAAAAACATTGCCAGCTACACAGAAGGCCTAGTGCTCGTAACCGGCCCAACCGGTAGTGGAAAATCCACTACATTGGCAGCGATCATCGACCAGATCAACAGCAGCTACGAACGCCAGATCATCACCCTCGAAGATCCCGTCGAATTCTCACACATCGACAAAAAGAGCACGATCTTACACCGTGAAGTCGGTGAGCACTCACATTCGTTTGCGGCTGGCCTCAGAGGTGCCATGCGCGCCGACCCCGACGTCATACTCATCGGCGAGATGCGCGACATGGAGACCATACGGCTAGCCCTAAATTGCGCCGCCATGGGCACACTCGTCTTCGCGACCTTACACACCAATAGCGCCACCAAGACCATCGATCGGATCGTCGATGCCTTTCCTTCCGACGAACAAAACCAAGCCCGCATCATGCTGGCAGAGACTCTACGCGGCATCGTCTCGCAGCTACTCTGCAAACGCAAAGATGGCGGCCGCATCGCAGCGCACGAGATCCTACTCAAGCATGGCTCACTGCCCAATTGCATACGCAACAGTGCCCTCTCCAGCATACGCAATATCATCGACCAGAACCGCAGCACCGGAATGATCTCGATGGACACCTCCCTGCGAAAACTACTCGAGGACGGCATCATCACGCAAGAAGAAGCCTACATGAAAGCGATCGACAAAGCGCAATTTCAGCTAAGCTAA
- the folB gene encoding dihydroneopterin aldolase: protein MQTAKIELKELVFFARHGLLEEEAVLGQRFRVDVLATLDSSLDLSQDTPESTVNYVELYQAVKEVFTEQRFNMIEAAADRIAATILERFAKVISVTVRVKKPAVPVDCICDYFAAEVTRCR from the coding sequence ATGCAGACTGCTAAGATTGAGCTTAAGGAATTGGTGTTTTTTGCCCGGCATGGACTTCTCGAAGAGGAGGCCGTCTTGGGGCAACGTTTTCGGGTGGATGTGCTGGCGACGCTCGATTCCTCGCTGGATCTTTCGCAGGATACGCCAGAGTCGACGGTCAATTACGTCGAGTTGTATCAGGCGGTGAAGGAGGTATTTACCGAGCAGCGCTTTAATATGATCGAGGCGGCGGCAGATCGCATTGCGGCGACGATTCTCGAGCGTTTCGCGAAAGTGATTTCGGTCACGGTCAGGGTCAAAAAGCCTGCCGTTCCAGTCGATTGTATTTGCGACTACTTCGCTGCGGAGGTGACACGATGCCGCTAG
- the elbB gene encoding isoprenoid biosynthesis glyoxalase ElbB → MKTKVALILSGCGVYDGAEIHESVLTLLALAKAGTQTSCIAPDITQRHVIDHATGEELEDEDRNVMSEAARISRGEILPLDNIKAENYDAFIYVGGFGVAKNLSSYAFDGADYDVDPAVIDLIQAAHEAGKAQGFMCIAPVLAARALGEKHVQLTIGNDPDTAAALVAKGAQHIACPVDSIVVDEANRVVSTPAYMLAKSITEAESGINQLVTAVLKFC, encoded by the coding sequence ATGAAAACCAAGGTTGCTCTTATACTCTCAGGCTGTGGCGTTTATGACGGTGCCGAAATCCATGAATCCGTACTCACACTCTTGGCACTGGCCAAGGCCGGGACACAGACAAGCTGCATCGCGCCCGACATCACCCAACGCCACGTAATCGACCATGCCACAGGAGAAGAGCTCGAAGACGAAGACCGCAATGTGATGTCCGAAGCGGCACGTATCTCGCGCGGCGAGATTCTACCACTCGACAATATCAAAGCGGAAAATTACGACGCATTTATCTATGTAGGTGGCTTTGGCGTGGCTAAAAACCTCTCTAGTTACGCCTTCGACGGAGCGGACTACGATGTGGACCCAGCCGTCATCGACCTCATTCAAGCGGCTCACGAAGCCGGAAAAGCTCAGGGCTTCATGTGCATCGCCCCCGTATTGGCCGCACGCGCGCTGGGAGAAAAGCATGTGCAACTCACAATCGGCAACGACCCCGACACCGCCGCAGCACTCGTCGCCAAAGGTGCTCAGCACATCGCCTGCCCAGTCGACTCCATCGTAGTGGACGAAGCCAACCGCGTAGTCAGCACACCGGCGTATATGCTCGCAAAATCAATCACGGAAGCGGAGAGTGGGATCAACCAACTCGTCACCGCAGTGCTTAAATTCTGCTAG